In Amia ocellicauda isolate fAmiCal2 chromosome 5, fAmiCal2.hap1, whole genome shotgun sequence, a genomic segment contains:
- the cldnk gene encoding claudin k, which produces MASTGLQLLGLCLSLLGWLGGALVCVAPMWKVTAFIGNNIVTAQTIWEGLWMNCIVQSTGQIQCKVYDSMLALPRDLQAARALSVVSVLLCGVALALGVVGVKCTKCVGQQSVKMQISQVAGALFSFAGLLYLIPVCWTAHSIISDFYNPAVAAPLKRELGPALYLGWGASGLLMLGGGMLCAGSNTPAAPSSPNYSGSSRQSSPRSAPTLSAGPVKGYV; this is translated from the coding sequence ATGGCATCCACTGGTCTTCAGCTGCTGGGCCTGTGTTTGTCTCTGCTGGGCTGGCTGGGCGGGGCGCTGGTCTGCGTGGCCCCGATGTGGAAAGTCACCGCCTTCATTGGCAACAACATTGTGACGGCTCAGACCATCTGGGAGGGGCTCTGGATGAACTGCATCGTCCAAAGTACCGGGCAGATCCAATGTAAGGTGTATGACTCCATGCTGGCACTGCCACGAGACCTGCAAGCCGCCCGCGCTCTGTCCGTGgtgtctgtgctgctgtgtggcgTGGCGCTGGCGCTGGGTGTCGTCGGGGTGAAGTGCACCAAGTGCGTGGGGCAGCAGAGCGTGAAGATGCAGATCAGCCAGGTTGCGGGGGCCCTGTTCTCCTTCGCCGGGCTGCTCTACCTCATCCCCGTCTGCTGGACTGCGCACTCGATCATCAGTGACTTCTACAACCCGGCAGTGGCTGCGCCGCTGAAGAGAGAGCTCGGTCCGGCACTTTACCTGGGCTGGGGGGCGTCTGGGTTGTTAATGCTGGGGGGTGGAATGCTGTGTGCTGGATCCAACACCCCTGCAGCCCCATCCTCACCCAACTACAGTGGCAGCAGCAGGCAAAGCAGCCCCCGGAGTGCCCCCACCCTGTCTGCAGGTCCAGTGAAGGGCTACGTCTGA
- the fn3krp gene encoding ketosamine-3-kinase, which yields MEALLQRELGTTTLRASGHTSGGCISEGQSYDTDSGRVFVKVNRKSQARLMFDGEAASLQAILQTNTVRAPRPVKVIDLPSGGAAFVMEHLDMRSLNRFSAQLGEQLADLHLHNKMLREKQAMEQQTIGRGSGQSTVQYVDKFGFDKVTCCGYLPQENAWQSDWISFYSQQRLQHQLNMIEKDYGDREARELWSQLQVKIPQLFSGVEIVPALLHGDLWGGNVAECEASPVIFDPASFYGHSEFEQAIAGMFGGFNSSFYSAYHGKIPKAAGFERRLKLYQLFHYLNHWNHFGTGYRGSSLRVMRDLLK from the exons ATGGAGGCGCTGCTGCAGAGGGAGCTGGGCACGACCACCCTGAGGGCCAGCGGCCACACCAGTGGGGGCTGCATCAGCGAGGGCCAGAGCTACGACACTGACAGCGGCAGGGTGTTCGTCAAAGTTAACCGCAAGAGTCAG GCAAGACTAATGTTCGATGGAGAAGCAGCGAGCCTGCAGGCCATCCTCCAGACGAACACTGTGAGAGCTCCCAGGCCAGTGAAGGTCATTGACCTGCCCTCTGGAGGAGCGGCCTTTGTCATGGAGCATTTAGACATGAGGAGCCTGAACAG GTTTTCGGCACAGCTGGGGGAACAGCTGGCCGACCTTCACCTTCACAACAAGATGCTGAGAGAGAAGCAGGCCATGGAGCAGCAGACCATTG GTCGGGGGTCTGGCCAGAGTACAGTCCAGTATGTTGATAAGTTTGGCTTTGATAAAGTTACTTGCTGTGGGTATCTTCCACAG GAGAATGCTTGGCAGAGTGACTGGATCTCATTTTACAGTCAGCAGAGACTCCAGCATCAGCTGAATATGATTGAAAAGGATTATGGTGATCGCGAAGCCAGGGAGCTCTGGTCTCAGCTCCAG GTGAAGATCCCACAGCTCTTCAGCGGTGTGGAGATCGTCCCTGCGCTGCTGCACGGCGACCTGTGGGGGGGCAACGTGGCGGAGTGTGAAGCCAGCCCTGTCATTTTCGACCCTGCCTCCTTCTACGGACACTCAGAGTTTGAGCAGGCCATAGCAGGGATGTTCGGGGGGTTCAACAGCTCCTTCTACTCTGCGTACCACGGGAAGATCCCCAAAGCAGCAGGCTTTGAGCGGCGCCTGAAGCTGTACCAGCTCTTTCATTACCTGAACCACTGGAACCACTTTGGCACCGGGTACAGGGGCTCCTCGCTTAGAGTCATGAGGGACCTTCTGAAGTAG